TCACATTCAACATCAACAAGGGCGGCCAGGTCACCTCGGTCGACGTCGGCATGGAGGTGGACTCCAAGGACGTGCGCAAAAAGGGCATCAAGGGGGTCAGCAAGGCCGCGAACAAGCTCCTGGCCGATACGCTCAAGGCCATTCCTGAAAACCGATATATGAAAGAGATAAGATAAAAAACCGGCAGATAGGTTCAAAGACCTGTTTTCCCTTGATATTAACCGGCTTGGTTGGCAGAGTGCGCTGCCGGTCGGGCGTTTAGCTCAGCGGGAGAGCGCCGCCCTTACAAGGCGGATGTCACAGGTTCAAATCCTGTAACGCCCACAGAATTCAAGTGTTTATAACGATTGACTTTTTGTCGGGTTCATTTAAAAAAATCGTTCGTTTCATGCACGGCCGGATGTGCGGGGCTGTAGATCAATTGGTTGGATCGTCGCCCTGTCACGGCGAAGGTTGCGGGTTCGAGTCCCGTCAGCCCCGCTCATCCGGTCTTTTTTCGACAAAAAAACGCCGGCCCGAAGGCCGGCGTTTTTCTATATCAACTCATACAGGCGTTATTTCTTGTTGCAGTACACGCTGTCGCACTTCTCTTTGTTGCAGCGGATCTTGACCTCTGCGAACTGGTTGTAGGTCGAGCGCATCTCAAGCCTCTGGTTCTCTTTGTCGTACTTGTCGCTGCTCTTGCGCCAGTCCTTCTCATAGATGGTTCCGGAGAACTCCTTGCCCTTGATCTCCTTCTCGATGTTCGCGCTGTTGTAGGTCATGTTGTTCTGGTGTCCTTCGGCCCACGCCTTGCAGGCGTCATACGCCATATCGGCCGGGGCGTTCGCCACGTCGCTGACGCTGCTCGGCACGCTCAGGTTGAAAGAGAAACCCTTTGCGGAGATCACACTGACTGCCGCCACAGCCGCCATGATACCGATCACTACCAATGCTTTCTTCATACCCCCTCCTTTGGTTGCGTTGAATGGGCGAGAATATATTTGTAATCAAAGTGCACGGCAAGCCAAAAACCGGAAGTCGGCTAATGTGTTGATTTGACAAGGCTAGCCGCGGGCTTTAGTATGCGCCGCCATGAATAGCCTCTCCGTTCTGAAGGCGGTACTCCTCGGGGTGGTGCAGGGCGCCACCGAGTTTCTTCCTGTCTCGAGCTCCGGACACCTTGTGATCGCGCAGGAGATCCTCGGCATCGAGATCGAGAACGGGGGGCTGGTCGCATTTGACGTTTGCCTCCACTTCGGCACGCTCGTCGCCGTGATCGCGTTCTTCTGGCGCGAGATATCGGAGATGATCTCAAGCCTCGTCAGGAGGCCCAGCGACGATCGCTTGCGCTCGGGTATGAGCGTGAGGGAGGCGAGGAAGCTCGCGTTCCTCATCATAATAGGCACGATCCCGGCGGGCGTGCTTGGCATCCTGCTGGAGGATTTCTTCGACAGCCTCTTCTCGAACCCGCTCGCCGCCGGATTCATGCTCCTGGTCACGGGCGCTATACTCTGGGGCACGAGGTTCGTGAAGGGCGAGGGTGCGGGGGTCGCGGGCATGGGCGTGCGGCATGCGCTGCTCGTGGGGTTTGCGCAGGCTATCGCGATCATCCCCGGCATATCGCGTTCCGGTTCGACGATCGCCGGCGGACTCTACACGGGGCTCTCCCGTGATCTGGCTGCTAAGTATGCCTTTCTCCTCTCCGTGCCGGCGATAGGTGGGGCGGCGCTCCTCAAGGCAAAAGACTTGGCCGCGCTCTCGGGCGAGAACGCCTTCGCGACCGCCGTGGGCACGCTGGCCGCGACCGTTGTGGGGTTCGCCTGTATCAAGTGGCTGCTGGGCGTTGTGCGCAGGGGGCATATCTCGTGGTTTGCGCCCTATTGCTGGGCAGCGGGGCTTGCGACGCTGATATATATCTTCGTTCGATGAGCTGATCGAACATAACGGATGAGAGGATTGCCATGACTGAACTTGCGATGGGTGCAAAGGAAGTTTCAAGGTTCTCCGTCAAGGCGAGAATCTGGTGGAAGGCCGTGAGGCCGTTTTCATTCCCGCTCTCGGCGATGCCCGCGCTGATGGGCGCGGCGTTCGCCTGGGTCAAGGGATATGATTTCAGCCTTTCGCTCGCAATCCTCACGTTGCTCGGCGCCGTGACCGTGCATGCCGCGGCGAACCTTTTGCAGGATTACTTCGACTACACCGGTGGAATCGATAAGCCGGGGACGCTGGGCGGCAGCGGGCTGCTCGTGGCCGGCATCCTGGGGCCGCGCGCGGTGTTCATGGGGTCGATCGCATGCTTTGCGATCGCCGCCTTGATAGCGGCGCCCCTCATAATGCACGCGGGGGCGGCGCTTCTCTGGATCGTGCTGGCCGGATTCGCGCTCGGCGCAGGCTATGCGGTTCCGAGGCTCGGCCTCAAGTACAGGGCGTTCGGAGATGTCGCCGTATTCCTCGCCTTCGGCGCAGGCATCACCATGGGCTCGTGCTTGATCCAGTCGCGCACCCCGGACCTCTCCGCGCTTGCGTGCGGCATACCGTTCGGGTTCCTCGTGGTGGCGGTTCTCGTGGCCAACAACATGCGCGACGTGAAGGACGACGAACGCGCGCGCGTGGGGACGCTCGCCGTTATCATGGGCGAGAGGGCCACCCGAGCCTTCTACATGGCGCTGGTGATCGCCGCGTACGCCTTTCCGATCATCTGTGTTCAAATGAATATGCTCAACGCCGGCGCGCTGTTCGTCCTCGCCACACTCGCCTCCATGCGCAATCTCCTGCTCTTCGTGTGGAGGGCGCCGGAGGGCGACAGGGACGCCATGGCGATCGCGGTCGAGCGCACGGCAAAGCTCGCGCTGGCCTGGGGCATCGCCATGACGGCCGGGATGGTCGGATGGAGGCTTATCACCGCAGGCGCGTGACGAAAATTGGAGAGATAGGAGATATGTATGCCGGAGACCCTGAGCACGATCTTCAAGAGGAGGAGCGTGCGCAAATACGATGGGAAGCCTGTGCCGAAATACATGATCGAGGCGTTCATCAAAGCGGGCATGGCAGCGCCGTCGGCTGTGAACAAAAGACCGTGGATCTTCGTCGGTATCACCGAAAAGCCTGTGATGGTGAAGCTCTCGGAGGGGCTGAAATACGGCAAGATGCTCGCGGACGCGGGTGGCGCGATCATAGTCTGCGGTACGCCTTGCGAGCCCAGGTCCGGGCTTCCAAAGGACTTCTGGATTCAGGACTGTTCCGCCGCCACTCAGAACATCCTGCTGGCGATCGAGGACGCGGGGCTGGGGGCCGTGTGGGTCTGCGTGCACCCGATCGAGGAACACGTGCGCCACGTGCGCGAAGTGCTCGGCATCCCGCAGGACACTGTTCCGCTTTGCGCGATTTCTATCGGCTATCCCGCGGGCGACGAAAAGCCGAAGGACAAATTCGAGCCGGAGAAGATACGCTGGGAAAAATGGTGAGTTACTTCTTCCTCCACCCCTTCAGCCTCTCGGAGATGTTCTTCTCGTACCCGTTCTCAGTGGGTTCGTAGTAACGTTTTCCCTTGAGCTTGTCCGGCAGATACTGCTCGTTGGGCACGAAGTGGCCCTCGAAGTCGTGGGCGTACTTGTAGTCCTTTCCGTATCCCATCTCCTTCATCATCTTCGTCGG
The bacterium genome window above contains:
- a CDS encoding undecaprenyl-diphosphate phosphatase gives rise to the protein MNSLSVLKAVLLGVVQGATEFLPVSSSGHLVIAQEILGIEIENGGLVAFDVCLHFGTLVAVIAFFWREISEMISSLVRRPSDDRLRSGMSVREARKLAFLIIIGTIPAGVLGILLEDFFDSLFSNPLAAGFMLLVTGAILWGTRFVKGEGAGVAGMGVRHALLVGFAQAIAIIPGISRSGSTIAGGLYTGLSRDLAAKYAFLLSVPAIGGAALLKAKDLAALSGENAFATAVGTLAATVVGFACIKWLLGVVRRGHISWFAPYCWAAGLATLIYIFVR
- a CDS encoding nitroreductase family protein, with amino-acid sequence MPETLSTIFKRRSVRKYDGKPVPKYMIEAFIKAGMAAPSAVNKRPWIFVGITEKPVMVKLSEGLKYGKMLADAGGAIIVCGTPCEPRSGLPKDFWIQDCSAATQNILLAIEDAGLGAVWVCVHPIEEHVRHVREVLGIPQDTVPLCAISIGYPAGDEKPKDKFEPEKIRWEKW
- a CDS encoding prenyltransferase codes for the protein MTELAMGAKEVSRFSVKARIWWKAVRPFSFPLSAMPALMGAAFAWVKGYDFSLSLAILTLLGAVTVHAAANLLQDYFDYTGGIDKPGTLGGSGLLVAGILGPRAVFMGSIACFAIAALIAAPLIMHAGAALLWIVLAGFALGAGYAVPRLGLKYRAFGDVAVFLAFGAGITMGSCLIQSRTPDLSALACGIPFGFLVVAVLVANNMRDVKDDERARVGTLAVIMGERATRAFYMALVIAAYAFPIICVQMNMLNAGALFVLATLASMRNLLLFVWRAPEGDRDAMAIAVERTAKLALAWGIAMTAGMVGWRLITAGA